Proteins encoded by one window of Arachis hypogaea cultivar Tifrunner chromosome 1, arahy.Tifrunner.gnm2.J5K5, whole genome shotgun sequence:
- the LOC112712573 gene encoding uncharacterized protein → MAKQKAVVLIYGDWDESYNELPRWVLGVQVTMPGSIAVLRTSPVRVGGQLDESKAYFHRLFWTFPPCIEAFRHYKPLVSINGTHLYGKYGGTLLVAIAQDGNSNILPVAFALVEVITAYRAFCIHHVAANFALTFKGKDARRLLMNAAYAKTGVEFHYWFDILRSEDPAMCDWANRIEYSLWTQYCDEGRRFGHMTTNISECVNSILKGVRNLPVCSLVKATYGRLAEDFVRKGREVQAQLGTGQQFSQHLVKCIEANLKTARCFTVTLYDRDNLEYTVVETTPTGSFSLGSYRVSLGSQTCDCGYFQELHFPCPHALACCAFSRVTWHSYVHPVYRLSNVFSVYQMGFRPPIPEGFWPPYDGLTVIPDPNKRRAREGHPRSTRIRMNMDEADPNRPKRCGLCRQPGHTRRNCPQVGGSQGGQS, encoded by the exons ATGGCAAAGCAGAAGGCTGTTGTGCTCATttatggtgactgggatgagtcttATAACGAGCTCCCAAGGTGGGTGTTAGGAGTGCAGGTGACGATGCCTGGTTCTATTGCAGTTCTTCGGACTAGCCCTGTTCGAGTTGGGGGACAGCTGGACGAATCTAAGGCATACTTTCACAGACTGTTCTGGACTTTTCCACCATGTATCGAGGCATTTCGTCATTACAAGCCGTTGGTTAGTATTAATGGGACCCATCTATATGGCAAGTATGGGGGTACTCTGCTTGttgcgattgcacaggacgggaactccaacatactccctGTTGCATTTGCACTAgtcgagg TCATAACGGCATACCGAGCTTTCTGCATTCATCACGTAGCAGCAAATTTTGCCCTCACCTTCAAGGGTAAAGACGCAAGGAGgcttctcatgaatgctgcctaTGCTAAAACAGGGGTCGAGTTtcattactggtttgatattcttcGCTCTGAGGATCCGGCGATGTGTGATTGGGCAAACCGGATTGAGTATTCATTGTGGACACAGTATTGCGATGAGGGCcggagattcggtcacatgacgacgaatatatCTGAGTGTGTGAATTCAATCCTCAAGGGTGTGAGGAACCTTCCTGTATGCTCCTTGGTGAAAGCAACGTATGGTCGGTTGGCCGAAGATTTTGTACGCAAGGGGAGAGAGGTGCAGGCCCAGCTGGGTaccggacaacaattcagtcaacACCTTGTTAAATGTAtcgaggccaacttgaagacggcaAGGTGCTTCACAGTTACTTTGTATGACAGGGACAACTTGGAGTACACGGTCGTAGAGACCACTCCTACTGGTTCTTTCTCCCTTGGTAGCTACAGGGTCTCACTCGGATCTCAGACATGTGATTGCGGATACTTCCAAGAACTTCATTTCCCTTGTCCGCATGCACTGGCATGCTGTGCCTTCTCACGAGTCACTTGGCACTCCTACGTCCACCCTGTTTATCGACTCAGTAACGTTTTCAGTGTTTATCAGATGGGATTCAGACCTCCAATCCCAgagggtttctggccaccataTGATGGGCTGACGGTAATACCGGACCCAAACAAGAGGCGTGCAAGGGAGGGTCATCCCAGGTCTACTCGGATACGGATGAACATGGACGAGGCAGATCCAAACCGGCCTAAGAGATGCGGGTTATGTCGGCAACCCGGACACACTCGTCGAAACTGTCCACAGGTCGGAGGTAGCCAGGGAGGACAGTCATAG